The genomic stretch aaatcttgggtgagaacctccttccctcagccagggcattgaaaatgggtcgtggatgggtattccagcatgacaatgacccaaaacacacagccaaggcaacaaaggagtggctcaagaagaagcacattaaggtcctggagtggcctagccagtctccagtctccttaatcccatagaaaatctgtggagggagctgaaggttcgagttgccaaacgtcagcctcgaaaccttaatgacttggaggatctgcaaagaggagtgggacaaaatccctcctgagatgtgtgcaaacctggtggccaactacaagaaacgtctgacctctgtgattgccaacaagggttttgccaccaagtactaagtcgaaggggtcaaatacttatttccttcattaacatgcaaatcaatttataacttttttgaaatgcgtttttctggatttttttgttgttattctgtctctcactgttaaaatactcctaccattaaaattatagcctgatcatttatttgtcagtgggcaaatgtacaaaatcagcaggggatcaaatacttttttccctcactgtatatgtattgcCAGGCATGGTGCCATTCACTAAAACCTGTGAATAACAATGGCTACTCTAAAATTCACCTTGAAAGTGTACTTAATATTGATTTGTACATTACTGATTCTTTCTGCTAAAACCTGTACGGCTCTATATCCTGTTCTGCCCTGGTGATTCCTGAATTGGTAACATTACCTTTAAGGAATGTTTTTTCCTTGGGATTGGAATACAATTTCAATGTAAATATTACATGTTTCTGTGTATTATCtctgcattatttaaaaatgatggtaacactttacaataatgggcattaattcctcatgaattccgatagtacaacacaggaaaaacacatgaatacatgatgtaattcttgtgaactcaaattaaattaatttgtaattcaagtatgtgaattcatatTGAATTAAAGGCTCTTATTCACATGGAATTCATTGTTAATAAACAGTAAATAATGAAGttgattatatataaatatatatatatatatacactcacctaaaggattattaggaacaccatactaatactgtgtttgaccccctttctccttcagaactgccttaattctacgtggcattgattcaacaaggtgctgaaagcattctttagaaatgttggcccatattgataggatagcatcttgcagttgatggagatttgtggggtgcacatccagggcacgaagctcccgttccaccacatcccaaagatgctgtattgggttgagatctggtgactgtgggggccagtttagtacagtgaactcattgtcgtgttcaagaaaccaatttgaaatgattcgacctttgtgacatggtgcattatcctgctggaagtagccatcagaggatgggtacatggtggtcataaagggatggacatggtcagaaacaatgctcaggtaggccgtggcatttaaacgatgcccaattggcactaaggggcctaaagtgtgccaagaaaacatcccccacaccattacaccaccaccagcagcctgcacagtggtaacaaggcatgatggatccatgttctcattctgtttacaccaaattctgactctaccatctgaatgtctcaacagaaatcgagactcatcagaccaggcaacatttttccagtcttcaactgtccaattttggtgagcttgtgcaaattgtagcctctttttcctatttgtagtggagatgagtggtacccggtggggtcttctgctgttgtagcccatccacctcaaggttgtacgtgttgtggcttcacaaatgctttgctgcatacctcggttgtaacgagtggttatttcagtcaaagttgctcttccatcagcttgaatcagtcggcccattctcctctgacctctagcatcaacaaggcattttcgcccccacaggactgccgcatactggatgtttttcccttttcacaccattctttgtaaaccctagaaatggttgtgcgtgaaaatcccagtaactgagcagattgtgaaatactcagaccggcccgtctggcaccaacaaccatgccacgctcaaaattgcttaaatcacctttctttcccattcagacattcagtttggagttcaggagattgtcttgaccaggaccacacccctaaatgcattgaagcaactgtcatgtgattggttggttagataattgcattaatgagaaattgaacaggtgttcctaataatcctttaggtgagtgtatattatatatctgCTGTATGCTATATGTGTGTTCGCCAtcataacaataaataatagtCGGGTTTCCTGCAACAGgctttacacacacagacataatcAGCCCCAGGCATCCACAGTCCCAGCTATATTAAACGGTACATTTTACTGATATTTCTGAATGAAGACCTTGCAGCCCCCCGCCTGCTGCATAAACTCCAGTTACATTCCCTTAAAAAGAACAGGATGCTTTCAAAACTAAGGTCCCGCCTCCTAAAGCCAAGTAACCAATCATAGGAATCATAACATTCTGCCGCCAGAACAGTTCTGACCTATGAGCAGAGTTGCTTTCATAAACATCTCTTCACTGATTGGGTAATTGACCTATGTAAGGCGGGACTAAGCACTGAGAGCTCTTGATTGGTTAGAATGATTGAAAAGAAAAGCCCGGGAGGAAGTGATACAGGAAACTGGAAACGTTGTGCAGGCAGGTCGGCTGCAGGAGCTTCATGGTGaaatatcagtaaaatataCCGTTTGATATGTTTACATTTTGCGTAGAATTAATACTGGCACTGTTTGTAGgtgtacagaaaacatttaatgttttgagATATCCCGATAAATATATgcgcaaacatttttttaaatccttgtATTATTGCTCGGTATTTTATTGTGATCTTATTAACAGTTACATTTTTCATGGTTTTCTTGCAATTACTTTATAATGTCTGTAAAGCTCTTTGAGCACCAGCAAAAAAGCACTGAATAAATATtataggtattattattattattattattattagtttgtaGTGCATCCCAAACAGCATGAAACCCCTATACCCACATATTTCAGTATAAATTCTTGCCCCTAGACTAAGGActttattgtaattgtttaatcatgcagtgttcattaggaaataccatgaataagtcatgactttaaaataattggctgtaaacaaagtgcatgtgattagcttgtaaataagcataACGCCAATTATTGCatgaagaaatatattttaaaattgaaaactgTGATGAAACATCGCTCGCCAGGGGGTTGTGAATAAACATTGAATTAATGTGTGAagtcatgatatatatatatatatatatatatatatataatcaactTCATTTATTAGCAATcaattccatatgaataagagcCTTTATTCATaatgaattcacatacttgaattacaaattaatttaatttgagttcacaagaattacatcatgtattcatgtgtttttcctgtgttgtactgtcggaattcatgaggaatgaatgctcattattgtaaagtgttaccaaaataaCATAGCTTGTCCACATTCCCACACCCACTATAAGGCCCATGAAGAATAGCAAGTCTGCATTTACTGTTCAATATATGTGCTTTTCTGTTTCCTAAGATGTGGTTGCAGTGCCTGAATTCTTTGCAAGTGGCATGGAGAACTGGgggattattattttcaaggaggatgctttgttttataattcTAGCAGCCATTATCAGaataaagaatacatttgcAGTATCGTGGCCCATGAACTGGGACATCAGGCAAGTGGAAGCACTTCCTTAATTAAACAAGGAATTAATTCCATATCTTCCTTAGCCATTATAATCACTAACATTATTTTCATAATGGGCCTTAACAGTGAACTATAATGCATTCCAAAAGACTGCAGTGTCATTTGTTGGTTCACAGATATTGTTTGCTGTCCCCTAATTGTTTTCCAATAATTGCTATCAGACTGTTACCTAAAGACCACACGTCACAAGTGAAGATCTGGATGTTAAAACGTGTGTCCTGCATTTACTTTCTAGTGGTTTGGAAATCTAGTTACCATGAACTGGTGGAATCAAATATGGCTCAATGAGGGACTGTCAACATATGTTGAGTACATGATTCCTTACGATGTGGAACCTCTGCTGCAAGAGGTGAGTTTGTTTTCTAACCCGTCCCCACACCGTGTGTAGGGGATTTTGTGTTTCTGCTTTTTACAAAACCCAAGAGCCAGAGAAAGAGGGCACATTATATTCCTTGTGATAACACCTAGCATATATTCAGGCACACAATACAAAGTTGCCACAGACATGGGAACATCACTATTCATATGGGTTACATATTGGTGCAGAGATAAGGAAGAAGGAACAAgaaagtattgtatttattcttccTCTCTGGAACGAGTTTGAGGATGAAAGGACATTACTCAAATACATTCCTTGTAATTAAACTGGAACTCAGTCTCCCCATCTGCTGTCAGTTTCATGTCATAACAAGGACATCCTCGCTGCATTGAGATGCATGCATTGCATATGTTTCAAACCAGTGCACAGAGAATAATTGTGTAACGTACTTTTCTCGTTACATGCCTTTAATCATTGTATGCCCACCATTTGCAATATTCTGTGCCACAATATATCAATAGCAATCTAGACATCACTCCATAAGTAGATAACTGGCAGCATATTAGACAGCATCCCGTGGATTTAATTATAACCTTCTTCTTCCACTTGCTTGGATCCATTAGGACCTAGAGTTGCAATGAGATCTAAGCTTTTGTTATAGCCGTTATGCAGTTCCATTGTTAATGGCGCTGTTACCTAGAGTCCGCTTTGTTCTGGCCCAGTTTCTGTCCGTGTCTCTCTTCTATGTCAATTCTGAGTGGACCTCTTTAAAGTAAAATCATAAATTGTTTATAgctaaattataaaacaaatgggATTTGTAATATGCTTATTTTCATCTCCTTTTTCAGATAGAAAAGGATTATGTCCAGGACATCCAAATGATGCTTGACAgagattcattttattttccccatTCACTAACTGTAAAGGAGAACAAGGTTGAAAGTAACACTCAGATACAGAGATTATTTTCTCGGTTGACTTATACAAAGGTAAGGTGGATGCAGAAAAACACTGTTTTAATAGGTTAAATGCCTTTAAACTACAGAAgccaaacaagaaaaataataatgtcaacGAGTCTAACTTGTTTCTAAAGAAATTATTTGCACATCCTTGTTAAACGTTATTAAATGAGAAACCGAATGATAAAATATGGTTAGCATGCAGTGTGATAGTAAATACAAAAGCAATTACAATCTGACTTTGACATACATTGGGTTTTGACTAAACACAGCCAATATTTGTTGTAGTCCAATATGCCCTTTGACTCTATCCACGGCCTTGGTGACGTCTATAGGCCATCTTCTCAGCAGTAATTCAAACGTTGTAACTTTGTAATCCTTAGGGTGGTTCTATTTCAAAAATGATGGGCACTTTTCTGACAACAAAGGTATTCCATAAAGGGCTTGGGGTAAGttaaaaactttttattttttattttttactgcagttttttattaaaaaataatacttgaCTTTAGATACATGCAGGGTAACATATTTcaaggtgaaatgaaaatgttaggTTGCCATTTGAAagctttaataaataatgtgtaTTAGCATAAAGACTATAAGATACAGAACCTGTTTTAAAAGACAGTGGGAGCTCACGTAACAGAAACATATGGTCAGTGATCTGACAAATCCACCCTGATTCAAGGTCCTGAGCATCTTGCCAGGATTCTTTGGTAGGGGAATATAATTGCACATGCTACAACACATTTCTATCCCCACATACTTTCCGTAGTATTGCGCACTGCGTAAAACATTCCCCCTGACAAAAGGACTTTGCAAAAAGGATATTTCCTCACAGATATTCCTCTGGTGGGGTTAATTACATAGTCAGGTATGCAAAATTAACTTTATTCCTTTACAGTCCTACCTTCAGGCCTTCTCCTACATGAATGTTGAGCAGGATGACCTCTGGATTCACTTACAAATGGTAGACTTCATTCATTGTATTATTCTGTCTatgaattgaattaaaaatacagtgaaatttAAATCTTTGATGAAACTGCTTTAATTAATATATCATATATCATTTTCTTCACCCActatttaaatcaaatatatagtatgtatatgtatgtgttttattaaggcTGCAACCAGTCAACCAGAACTACAACTGCCAGCATCAATAAAAGACATTATGGACTCTTGGACGCTGCAGCCAGGATATCCAGTTATTTCACTGAACACAACGACAGGCATTGTCACTCAGGAGCCGTTTGTCCACTTAACAGAAGAAAACAATACCACCCTGGAAAAGTATGTGTTTTGTGCTATAAAGCTTTccttattgttttcaacatacctATTCCACTTTAGGGTATACTTGTGGATAATGGAaagtaatgtttttaattaatttgaagtTTGATCTCCTAGACATGTTGGGTAAcagtattttttgttgttgcaatATCCTCTTGGATGCCATTGGAGCTTATCGTACTTAAACATGAAGAAAGATTACTTTACAAACGTAAATATTAAGGTATAACATTTtctgaatgtatgttttttttcaatatataCATTGCTTCAAACATTGCTTTTCTTTAGTGTCACTTGGTTTGTTCCAATTCAATGGATGAGGAATGGAACTTTGCAGAATTTGACATGGCTTAATACGAAAACATGTAAGTTGAATTACATTCCCTACTGTAGATAAGTTGCTGGTGcttctatttttattatttgtctaattttatttttataattattcatGTTTTCAGAATCTGCTGTTTTATAGACTAACTAATTGTTTTCATAATGTTATTATAGCTGTATTCTCTGAGATGATCATTACCTCAGATAATGATTGGATAATACTGAATGTGAATGCATCTGGATATTTTAGAGTTATATACGACCAAGCAAACATTGAAAGATTGCAGCGTCAGTTGATGAAAGATCCAAATGTAAGTCCATGTTTTACTATCTGTCTGCATCTACATTGTTCTCTATGACTTGCATTTCTCTCACTTTCTACTGCTTTAAAAATCATAATCGGAGTCTTTAATTTGAGATTTGTGTTTAAATTAcgcttttgatttggtctaggcccaTGTATTCAAAAAGATCAgattacaaaaaatcctgtGATTTATGTTGtgaaatataatgtttttcCTTGTTTTCTTGCAGAAAATACCAGTGTGTAACAGGGCACAGATCATTGGTGATGCCTTTCAATTAATGGTGTAAGTATTGAATGGGGTTTGATTTTGAAATCTTTATTTTGTCCCTCAGAAAAATACCACTAAAAGATGGTCATGGATGGTAGTTTTCTCGCACTGAATCAGTTAATTTAAATTGTCTGTTATACTTTAATATAATACTTTATTTGATATTTagttatgaataaataaatacatatccaagatagagtcagggggacagtagttagagaaccaatggcaaattgtgatcacaatatgcttagctttgaggcattctttcaaaaaacaaggtccaaatctaaaacaatggtctacaattttagaaaagcaaaccttgaaggtatgagacggcacttagaagaggtagactggtgAGCCCATtagatacagagtcagttgaaaatccacaagaaagaggacaaaactgagccaggaaattacagaccaatcagtctcacctgcatcacttgtaaaatgttggaaaaaatgattagagagaaaatagaggagcatcttaatgaaaaccatattcttggagatagtcaacatgggtttagacgaggcagatcaagttttactaatttattagaattgtttgtagatcacgtgaaagcatatgatatggtatacttagatttccaaaaagcttttgataaggttccacaccaaagactgatcctcaaattggaagccgtaggcattcagggtaatgtaagtagatggattatgaactggttgatgtataggaagcagaaggtgttgattagaggagttgcttctaactggagtgaggttgttagtggagttccacagggatcagtactagggccttgctttttctaatctatattaatgatctggactctgggatagttagcaaacttgtcaaatttgcagatgatactgaaataggtggctcagcagatacaatcttggcagcacaggctattcagagggacttagataatattcagttgtggaccgacacctggcaaatgaaattcaatgtggacaagtgcaaggtaatacatgcaggtaacaaaaatgtccactataattacactatgggaggtacagatctagatgaagtaacgcatgagaaagacctaggagtctatgtggactcctcactttctaagcaatgtggggaagcaataaaaaaggcaaacagaatgctagggtatattgtcaaaagtgtagaattgagaacaagggcagtaatttaagaaagatatcgctgctttagaggcagttcagaggagagcaaccagacttattccaggtctgaagggaaagtcctactgagagactgagggaactgaaccttttcaccctggaacagaggagactacgtggggacttgatccaagtcttcaaaatcatgaaaggcattgaccacatcaaaccagaggagcttttccagatcagcagggacacacgcacccggggacacaaatggaaattgggctacaaggcattcaaaacggaaaacaggagacacttctttacacagagagtagtcacaatctggaataaactacccagcgatgtggtagaagctgaaagtttggaaacatttaaaaatagactggataggatcctt from Amia ocellicauda isolate fAmiCal2 chromosome 8, fAmiCal2.hap1, whole genome shotgun sequence encodes the following:
- the LOC136755285 gene encoding aminopeptidase Q, whose product is MRNGTLQNLTWLNTKTSVFSEMIITSDNDWIILNVNASGYFRVIYDQANIERLQRQLMKDPNKIPVCNRAQIIGDAFQLMVTGLLDAGTALSTTAYLSGEKEFVVWSKAIEVLNDYVEPILPSDMYGLYKQYILKTFTPIFNYQMDLIGGDLLTVHSEILQ